The genomic window GAAAATTTTTTAAAACTTTTTTAATATTTTTAACTTTTATTTATTATTAAATAAAAAAATATACCTAACAAAAGTTAGATATATTCTCTATAAATAAAATTATTAAATTTTTTTTCAAAATTTATTTTATAGTTTTTAAAATTAATTTTTGGAAAATAAGTATCTCCTAAATACTCACCATTAATATGAGAAATACAAAGTTTATCAAATTTTTTCTTTTGAATAAACTCATTATATATACTTCCCCCACCAATTATAAAAATATCTTTATTATAATTATTTTCAAAATTTATTTTTTTATAAAATTCTAGTCCATCTTCAATATTAGAAAAAACTATAATTTTATTTAATAAATCTTCAAATTTATATAATTTATTTTTTTCTATTTTAAATTCTGAATCTAAACTTTTACTTATAACTATATTTACTCTGTTAGGTAGAGGTTTTCCTATACTTTCAAAAGTTTTTCTACCCATAAGTAAAAAATTATCAGTAGTTTTTTCTTTAAATAATTTTAAATCTTCAGGAATATCCCAAGGAATTTTATTTCTGTCTCCAATAAGATAATTTTTATCTATTGCAACAATAATATTTATCATATTATTCTCCAAAATTAAAATCAGTTTGTCTTAAAGCTTCATATAATATAATTGCTGCTGAATTTGAAAGGTTTAAAGAACGTCCCATTTCTATCATAGGAATAGTTATACATTTATCTGGATTAGCATCTAATATTTCTTTTGGTAATCCTCTTGATTCTGGTCCAAATATTATAAAATCATTCTCTTTAAACTTTACATCACAATATCTATT from Fusobacterium perfoetens ATCC 29250 includes these protein-coding regions:
- a CDS encoding dihydrofolate reductase; protein product: MINIIVAIDKNYLIGDRNKIPWDIPEDLKLFKEKTTDNFLLMGRKTFESIGKPLPNRVNIVISKSLDSEFKIEKNKLYKFEDLLNKIIVFSNIEDGLEFYKKINFENNYNKDIFIIGGGSIYNEFIQKKKFDKLCISHINGEYLGDTYFPKINFKNYKINFEKKFNNFIYREYI